The following proteins come from a genomic window of Methanosarcina sp. MTP4:
- a CDS encoding 4Fe-4S binding protein: MVAKIDADSCTGCGACVDECPAAAIELKDDLAVVDEDECLDCGACEDACPNGAITVE; this comes from the coding sequence ATGGTAGCAAAAATCGATGCTGACTCCTGCACCGGGTGCGGAGCATGTGTAGACGAATGCCCTGCAGCTGCAATCGAACTCAAAGACGACCTTGCAGTTGTAGATGAAGATGAGTGCCTTGACTGCGGTGCATGCGAAGATGCCTGCCCGAACGGCGCCATCACAGTCGAATAA